The following are from one region of the Stigmatella ashevillena genome:
- a CDS encoding S8 family serine peptidase, whose product MRIPKKPALAVTCLVLTACAQEASANETAAPLTSSKFLSAPDAIAGQYIVVLKDTEVSTARVPQRAQALATRHGASLTRTYSHALRGFVVRTDEVSARALANEPEVDYVVEDGKAQAIATQPGATWGLDRIDQRDRPLDGNYTYDTSGSGVHAYIIDTGILTTHSDFGGRATGDYTSISDGRGASDCNGHGTHVAGTVGGATWGVAKNVRLHAVRVLDCGGSGSWSGVIAGIDWVAGNHVKPAVANMSLGGGANQAVDDAVRRSIAAGVVYAVAAGNETTDACTRSPARTPEAITVGATDSTDTRATWSNSGTCLDIFAPGVNITSAYNSGGTAVLSGTSMASPHVAGAAALYLESNPGAIPSAVTSALLGNASANKVANPGAGSPNLLLYSRSSSTPPTCGVLASGQALAPAQVLTSCSGNSLVAHQGDGNVVVYDRLGASWASNTSGRATSSFVMQTDGNLVLYSSTGVALWYSGTQGNPGAHARMQEDCNLVVYSPNNTPLWASNTRCR is encoded by the coding sequence ATGCGAATCCCGAAGAAGCCCGCGCTGGCAGTCACTTGCCTCGTCCTGACGGCTTGCGCCCAAGAGGCCTCCGCGAACGAGACCGCCGCTCCGCTCACCTCCAGCAAATTCCTGAGCGCTCCCGACGCCATCGCCGGGCAGTACATCGTCGTGCTGAAGGACACCGAGGTCAGCACCGCCCGCGTGCCCCAACGGGCCCAGGCGCTGGCCACCCGGCACGGCGCGTCCCTCACCCGCACCTACTCCCACGCGCTGCGGGGCTTCGTGGTCCGCACGGATGAGGTGAGTGCCCGGGCGCTCGCCAACGAGCCCGAGGTCGACTACGTGGTGGAGGACGGCAAGGCGCAGGCCATTGCCACCCAGCCCGGCGCCACCTGGGGCCTGGACCGAATCGATCAGCGGGACCGCCCGCTGGATGGCAACTACACCTACGACACGTCCGGCAGCGGCGTGCATGCCTACATCATCGACACCGGCATCCTGACGACCCACTCGGACTTTGGAGGACGGGCCACCGGAGACTACACCTCCATCAGCGACGGCCGGGGCGCCAGCGACTGTAACGGGCACGGCACGCACGTGGCCGGCACCGTGGGCGGCGCCACCTGGGGCGTGGCCAAGAACGTCCGCCTGCACGCGGTCCGCGTGCTCGACTGTGGCGGCTCCGGCTCCTGGTCCGGCGTCATCGCGGGCATCGACTGGGTGGCGGGCAATCACGTCAAGCCGGCGGTGGCCAACATGAGCCTGGGCGGTGGCGCCAATCAGGCAGTGGATGATGCGGTGCGCCGCTCCATCGCCGCAGGCGTTGTCTATGCGGTGGCCGCGGGCAATGAGACCACCGATGCGTGCACGCGCTCCCCGGCGCGCACGCCCGAGGCCATCACCGTGGGCGCCACCGACAGCACGGACACCCGGGCGACCTGGTCCAACTCGGGCACCTGCCTGGACATCTTCGCCCCGGGCGTGAACATCACCTCGGCTTACAACTCAGGGGGCACCGCGGTGCTGAGCGGCACGTCGATGGCGTCTCCCCACGTGGCGGGCGCGGCGGCGCTGTACCTGGAGAGCAACCCGGGCGCCATCCCCAGCGCCGTGACCTCCGCGCTGCTCGGCAACGCCAGCGCCAACAAGGTCGCCAACCCAGGCGCGGGTTCCCCCAACCTCCTGCTCTACAGCCGTTCCTCGTCCACGCCGCCCACCTGTGGCGTGCTCGCCAGCGGCCAGGCGCTCGCGCCAGCTCAGGTGCTCACCTCCTGCTCCGGCAACTCTCTCGTCGCCCACCAGGGGGATGGAAACGTGGTGGTCTACGACCGGCTGGGCGCGAGCTGGGCCTCGAACACCTCTGGCCGCGCCACGTCCAGCTTCGTCATGCAGACGGATGGCAACCTCGTGCTGTACTCGAGCACGGGCGTGGCCCTCTGGTACTCCGGCACCCAGGGGAATCCGGGGGCTCACGCGCGGATGCAGGAGGACTGCAATCTCGTCGTGTACAGCCCCAACAACACCCCGCTGTGGGCCAGCAACACCCGCTGCCGGTAG
- a CDS encoding tolB protein precursor protein yields the protein MNRRPLVAAALLVLLPSAALAQVFVVPRRAERSAVNTFDFEWRHVDILVGPAAQGVADAPERTAFPQPPGAPAGPVTNAPTTETPAGPAASPPPPMETRETVSEPPNGGVDTTQAGAPDGGTPGSDGGPVVATVPEGPLQASVDAGADGGTTLTIELTDGGSPDGGPTYATSLGAATGGVRFYFYERERTVAERATPLIEEAYRYLVEQFQYVPTKTFPYILYNSYQEFLQTNVFFVQEGTLGVTSTEDLKLSLPYLGDHQLFEEISTHELAHQFTIQKVRTLADTKKTFGDPLQSIPLWFIEGLAEFYAKRGLDPEAEMLVRDLMVNPDLMKGYAFLDFFSPGPYGYLWIYKVGQTRVAFLEDEYGKGFTQRVLNESPRLISSGKGSQALKFEELLEKLTGDNPKRISSRFENWMKRRAFKSYLSSEQSAPALDLLEERSGIVTALNSSPDGKLIAYRTIIPETGESRLYLVDPKAPDSAEKVVSDGQPGAESLHPIFGRNFSLSKDSLAYVAEVNGRDVIYVQRYTYVSQQKTIDALVRRSAIRTGIERETNVSVDIDLGDKTAYRVGQHGLLGVSSVAFSPDGQSLAFIGINDTGFRDVYVLSLAEGKNAKPVKLTDDQYTERQITWGPSGIVYTSDATSHRHFNLFRVQPGAPGAIERLTTEDRDEVDPVALPDGRIFFVAYRNSSSDLHELMPGGAIVRRTDLTTGVFEPGPGPEGSLWMLFHQSGERRPALLRAPKMLNLAMTATNEPAEPPQPLASRPLTNAQDYKPLAWENIEFGPFLGFAGAGSGGFFGQIFAMATDRLSDHAMLLNLAVYGSFELADGVLLYVNQEKRSTWAVGLFQSLRFRLDESYAGQNVTFFSGERFFGATGSLRYPLSTFLFLQGELTTGGASYFIDSYTAFRLNNPSFNNAGQDLYTPWIAANDQMRFQTELTGQIGYNSIRYHYATGPLTGTSALLELTAGAQPFDEQTYSNVRLDLERYFSVYGRSNILLRAAGGTTFGGRYARSYYLSSFDTLRGVNFRDEDWLLGRNFAYSTVELQVPLNDLIRIAFLSDLEAVAAVDVGGVGNSSRQMWDRRVLDFVLGANIALGPLLLRLHFARPVDIGSDFGKPDPNWVTNFSIGIAGLNGFFDQRGETRRKPSLSPPPGFIGGSRTGL from the coding sequence GTGAACCGTCGCCCCCTCGTCGCCGCTGCGCTCCTGGTGCTGCTGCCCAGCGCCGCGCTCGCTCAGGTCTTCGTCGTTCCCCGCCGCGCGGAGCGCAGCGCCGTCAACACCTTCGATTTCGAGTGGCGGCACGTCGACATCCTCGTGGGCCCGGCCGCCCAAGGCGTTGCCGACGCCCCAGAGCGCACGGCCTTCCCCCAGCCTCCCGGCGCCCCCGCAGGCCCCGTCACCAACGCCCCCACCACGGAGACCCCCGCAGGCCCGGCCGCCTCCCCGCCTCCCCCCATGGAAACCCGGGAAACCGTCTCGGAGCCCCCCAACGGGGGGGTCGATACGACCCAGGCAGGCGCACCAGATGGAGGGACGCCCGGTTCCGATGGGGGGCCCGTGGTGGCCACGGTCCCGGAGGGCCCCCTGCAAGCATCGGTGGACGCGGGCGCGGACGGGGGAACCACGCTCACGATCGAACTCACGGACGGGGGCAGCCCGGACGGAGGCCCCACGTACGCCACCTCGCTGGGGGCGGCCACCGGCGGCGTGCGCTTCTACTTCTACGAGCGGGAGCGCACGGTCGCCGAGCGCGCCACCCCCCTCATCGAAGAGGCCTACCGGTACCTCGTGGAGCAGTTCCAGTACGTGCCCACGAAGACGTTCCCTTACATCCTCTACAACTCCTACCAGGAGTTCCTCCAGACCAACGTCTTCTTCGTCCAGGAAGGCACGCTCGGCGTCACCAGCACCGAGGATCTCAAGCTCTCGCTGCCGTACCTGGGAGATCACCAGCTCTTCGAGGAGATCAGCACCCACGAGTTGGCGCACCAGTTCACCATCCAGAAGGTCCGCACCCTGGCGGACACCAAGAAGACGTTCGGAGATCCGCTCCAGTCCATCCCGCTCTGGTTCATCGAGGGGTTGGCCGAGTTCTACGCCAAGCGCGGCCTGGATCCCGAGGCGGAGATGCTCGTGAGGGATCTCATGGTGAACCCCGATCTGATGAAGGGCTACGCCTTCCTGGACTTCTTCTCGCCCGGGCCCTACGGCTACCTGTGGATCTACAAGGTCGGCCAGACCCGCGTCGCCTTCCTGGAGGATGAGTACGGCAAGGGCTTCACCCAGCGGGTGCTCAACGAGTCGCCCCGGCTCATCTCCTCGGGCAAGGGCTCGCAGGCGCTGAAGTTCGAGGAGTTGCTGGAGAAGCTCACCGGCGACAATCCGAAGCGGATCTCCTCCCGCTTCGAGAACTGGATGAAGCGGCGCGCCTTCAAGTCGTACCTGAGCTCCGAACAGTCCGCGCCCGCGTTGGATCTCCTGGAGGAGCGCTCGGGCATTGTCACCGCGCTGAACAGCTCACCGGACGGCAAGCTCATCGCCTACCGCACCATCATCCCGGAGACGGGCGAGAGCCGGCTGTACCTGGTGGATCCGAAGGCCCCCGACAGCGCGGAGAAGGTGGTGTCCGACGGGCAGCCGGGCGCCGAGTCCCTCCATCCCATCTTCGGGCGCAACTTCTCCTTGTCCAAGGACAGCCTGGCCTACGTGGCGGAGGTGAACGGACGGGACGTCATCTACGTGCAGCGCTACACGTACGTCTCCCAGCAGAAGACCATCGATGCGCTGGTCCGCCGCAGCGCCATCCGGACCGGCATCGAGCGCGAAACGAACGTGTCGGTGGACATCGACCTGGGAGACAAGACCGCCTACCGCGTCGGCCAGCATGGGCTGCTCGGCGTGTCCTCGGTGGCCTTCTCACCGGACGGCCAGTCCCTGGCCTTCATCGGGATCAACGACACGGGCTTCCGCGATGTGTATGTGCTCTCGCTGGCCGAGGGCAAAAACGCGAAGCCCGTGAAGCTCACGGACGACCAGTACACCGAGCGGCAGATCACCTGGGGGCCCAGCGGCATCGTCTACACCTCGGACGCGACGTCCCACCGCCACTTCAACCTCTTCCGGGTGCAGCCCGGCGCGCCCGGCGCCATCGAGCGGCTCACCACCGAGGACCGCGACGAAGTGGATCCCGTGGCCCTGCCGGACGGACGCATCTTCTTCGTGGCCTACCGCAACAGCAGCTCGGATCTCCACGAGCTCATGCCTGGGGGTGCCATCGTCCGGCGCACGGACCTCACCACGGGCGTCTTCGAGCCCGGCCCTGGCCCCGAGGGGAGCCTGTGGATGTTGTTCCACCAGTCCGGGGAGCGGCGGCCCGCGTTGCTGCGCGCGCCCAAGATGCTGAACCTGGCCATGACGGCCACGAATGAGCCCGCCGAGCCTCCCCAGCCGCTGGCCTCCCGGCCGTTGACCAACGCTCAGGACTACAAGCCCCTGGCCTGGGAGAACATCGAGTTCGGCCCCTTCCTCGGCTTCGCGGGCGCCGGCAGCGGAGGGTTCTTCGGACAGATCTTCGCCATGGCGACAGACCGCCTGAGCGACCACGCGATGCTGCTCAACCTCGCGGTGTACGGCTCCTTCGAGCTGGCCGACGGGGTGCTGCTCTACGTGAACCAGGAGAAGCGTTCGACGTGGGCGGTGGGCCTCTTCCAGTCCCTGCGCTTCCGGCTCGATGAGAGCTACGCGGGCCAGAACGTCACCTTCTTCTCGGGCGAGCGCTTCTTCGGTGCGACCGGCAGCCTGCGCTACCCGCTCAGCACCTTCCTCTTCCTGCAAGGAGAGCTGACCACCGGTGGCGCCTCGTACTTCATCGACTCGTACACCGCCTTCCGTCTGAACAACCCGTCGTTCAACAACGCGGGCCAGGACCTGTACACCCCGTGGATCGCCGCCAACGACCAGATGCGCTTCCAGACGGAGCTGACCGGCCAGATTGGCTACAACAGCATCCGCTACCACTACGCCACCGGTCCCCTCACCGGCACCTCGGCGTTGCTGGAGCTCACCGCGGGCGCCCAACCCTTCGACGAGCAGACCTACAGCAACGTGCGGTTGGACCTCGAGCGCTACTTCTCCGTCTACGGCCGCAGCAACATCCTCCTCCGCGCCGCGGGGGGAACCACGTTCGGAGGCCGCTACGCCCGCTCCTATTACCTCTCCAGCTTCGACACGCTGCGCGGGGTGAATTTCCGCGATGAGGATTGGCTGCTCGGCCGGAACTTCGCCTACTCCACCGTCGAGCTACAGGTGCCCCTCAATGATCTCATCCGCATCGCCTTCCTCAGCGACCTGGAGGCTGTCGCGGCCGTGGACGTGGGAGGCGTGGGCAACTCTTCTCGCCAGATGTGGGACCGGCGCGTCCTGGACTTCGTCCTGGGAGCCAACATCGCCCTGGGGCCCCTGCTGTTGAGGCTGCACTTCGCCCGGCCCGTGGACATCGGCTCGGACTTCGGCAAGCCCGATCCCAACTGGGTGACCAACTTCTCGATTGGCATCGCTGGGCTCAACGGCTTCTTCGACCAGCGGGGCGAGACCCGCCGCAAGCCTTCCCTCTCGCCACCGCCTGGCTTCATCGGGGGCTCCCGGACCGGGCTCTAA
- a CDS encoding LVIVD repeat-containing protein codes for MNRFLALSLGALLPLVGCGKNETPLRQDCELEELDLSACDASSLATVQSEGIWNMDFDFGDGEHSPGVIQFQGSSPHVAGLPMSQKRVEPGLLLLASDVTNANGVPLRYLFAGCRSSRPTQLSGVFRRCSYGTADLNGTFQAVRVARRTGEDEASKVELVLEVPLPSGSARDVFVAGGHAYVSAYDGGLHIFDVSTPDVPREPGRTRLVASLKPSSGDVWNEVWVQGQTLYVASSTKGVLIYDVTKPSEPLYKRTVPGSAVDARALSLEGNWLYVASPYPNAEVLIFDVTKPQEPALTKRYFVEDAQPALGARPYGVQARNGRLYVSNWSYGLAVTDVTDPSKPKRMGSFSYTGATSRTAAVGTFGSRTLAFEAGQAWDSHLRVLDVTSPENITQAGEFKLRPEVSVQALALSGERLYVAHYQDGLRVLQVSPSGALEQVGYYNTWREADSGRGASFYEGLSGIKVPGDGFIYASETSRGLLVFREQP; via the coding sequence ATGAATCGTTTCCTGGCGCTGTCCCTCGGTGCGCTGCTCCCCCTTGTGGGATGCGGGAAGAATGAAACCCCCCTTCGGCAGGACTGTGAGCTCGAGGAGCTGGATCTGTCCGCGTGTGACGCCTCGAGCCTCGCCACGGTCCAATCCGAAGGCATCTGGAACATGGATTTTGACTTCGGGGATGGGGAACATTCTCCGGGAGTCATCCAGTTTCAGGGAAGCAGTCCTCACGTCGCGGGGCTCCCCATGAGTCAGAAGCGGGTGGAGCCGGGGTTGCTCCTGCTGGCCAGCGACGTGACGAACGCCAACGGCGTTCCGCTGCGTTACCTGTTCGCGGGGTGCCGCTCTTCCCGGCCGACGCAGTTGTCGGGGGTGTTCCGCCGGTGTTCCTACGGCACGGCGGATCTGAACGGAACCTTCCAGGCGGTGCGGGTCGCCCGCCGCACGGGGGAGGACGAGGCGTCCAAGGTGGAACTGGTGCTGGAGGTGCCGCTGCCGAGCGGCTCCGCCCGGGATGTGTTCGTGGCGGGCGGGCATGCCTATGTCTCGGCGTACGATGGCGGACTGCACATCTTCGATGTCTCGACGCCCGATGTGCCGCGAGAGCCGGGCCGCACGCGCTTGGTGGCGTCGCTGAAGCCCAGCTCGGGCGACGTGTGGAACGAGGTCTGGGTGCAAGGTCAGACGCTGTACGTGGCCTCCTCCACGAAGGGCGTCCTCATCTACGACGTGACGAAGCCCTCGGAGCCGCTCTACAAGCGGACGGTGCCAGGCTCCGCGGTGGATGCCCGGGCGCTGTCCTTGGAGGGGAACTGGCTGTACGTGGCCTCGCCCTATCCCAACGCGGAAGTGCTCATCTTCGACGTGACGAAGCCTCAGGAGCCTGCGCTGACCAAGCGCTATTTCGTCGAGGATGCCCAGCCCGCCCTGGGGGCCCGGCCTTATGGTGTTCAGGCCCGGAACGGCAGGCTGTACGTGAGCAACTGGTCGTACGGGCTGGCGGTGACCGATGTGACGGATCCGTCCAAGCCCAAGCGCATGGGGTCCTTCTCCTACACGGGGGCGACGTCGCGCACGGCGGCGGTGGGCACGTTCGGCAGCCGAACGCTGGCCTTCGAGGCGGGACAGGCCTGGGATTCACACCTGCGCGTGCTGGACGTGACGTCTCCGGAGAACATCACCCAAGCGGGAGAGTTCAAGCTGCGCCCCGAGGTGTCGGTCCAGGCCCTGGCGCTGTCGGGCGAGCGGCTCTACGTGGCCCACTACCAGGACGGGCTTCGGGTGCTTCAGGTCTCGCCTTCCGGAGCGCTGGAGCAGGTGGGCTACTACAACACGTGGCGTGAGGCGGACAGCGGACGTGGTGCGTCCTTTTATGAAGGCCTCAGTGGCATCAAGGTTCCGGGAGACGGATTCATCTACGCCTCCGAGACCTCCCGGGGTCTCCTTGTCTTCCGCGAACAGCCCTGA
- a CDS encoding EAL domain-containing protein, with the protein MSDTPLAQCGRCQTLPSKVEETGQLFLWPPLGHSLGKLVAFLRESGLEHQIRPEAQCVVVRLEEGAAGALALRLGDILTREELRGTRALFKQGVVEPDLTDFPKVGPLQQFLTLSRAGWLVDMLAEQRITSHFQPIVHANDTRRIFAHEALMRGVEQDGSFVPPSKMMETARGADMLFQLDLAARSAAIREAVRHGLDGSLFINFTPTAIYDPAYCLRSTVSVIKDAGLDPRKVVFEVIESDHAQDTRHLRAIIDFYRKAGFLVALDDLGAGHSSLNLIHQLRPDIMKLDMELIRNIHEDEYKASITQKLLEIAQKLNILTVAEGIETLEELRWVRAHGVDYLQGYLIARPQNPPVLSTPDFTG; encoded by the coding sequence ATGAGTGACACCCCCCTCGCGCAGTGTGGCCGGTGCCAGACGCTTCCTTCCAAGGTGGAAGAGACAGGGCAATTGTTCCTCTGGCCACCGTTGGGGCACAGCCTGGGCAAGCTGGTGGCCTTCCTGCGCGAGTCGGGTCTGGAGCATCAGATCCGGCCGGAGGCGCAATGCGTGGTGGTCCGGCTGGAAGAGGGGGCCGCGGGGGCGTTGGCGCTCCGGTTGGGAGACATCCTCACCCGTGAGGAGCTCCGTGGAACGCGGGCATTGTTCAAGCAGGGAGTGGTCGAGCCGGACCTGACGGACTTTCCCAAGGTGGGGCCGCTCCAGCAGTTTCTGACCCTCAGCCGGGCAGGATGGCTGGTGGACATGCTGGCCGAGCAGCGCATCACCTCGCATTTCCAGCCCATCGTCCACGCGAATGACACGCGCCGCATCTTCGCCCACGAGGCGCTCATGCGGGGCGTCGAGCAGGACGGCTCGTTCGTGCCGCCCTCGAAGATGATGGAGACGGCCCGGGGGGCGGACATGCTCTTTCAGTTGGATCTCGCGGCGCGCTCGGCGGCCATCCGTGAGGCCGTGCGCCACGGGTTGGATGGCTCGTTGTTCATCAACTTCACCCCCACGGCCATCTATGATCCGGCGTACTGCCTGCGCTCCACGGTCTCGGTCATCAAGGACGCGGGCTTGGATCCTCGCAAGGTCGTCTTCGAGGTCATCGAGTCCGACCACGCGCAGGACACCCGCCACCTGCGCGCCATCATCGACTTCTACCGGAAGGCAGGCTTCCTGGTGGCGTTGGATGACCTGGGGGCGGGGCACTCCTCATTGAACCTCATCCACCAGTTGCGGCCCGACATCATGAAGCTGGACATGGAGCTCATCCGCAACATCCACGAGGATGAGTACAAGGCCTCCATCACGCAGAAGCTGCTGGAGATTGCCCAGAAGCTGAACATCCTCACGGTGGCGGAGGGCATCGAGACTCTGGAGGAGCTGCGCTGGGTCCGGGCGCACGGGGTGGATTACCTCCAGGGATACCTCATCGCCCGGCCGCAGAATCCGCCCGTGCTGAGCACCCCGGACTTCACGGGTTGA
- a CDS encoding PadR family transcriptional regulator, with the protein MYELIILTLLMRAPTHGYLIAQVIHDVIGPFARASNGRLYPLLTKLVESGMISVQEEWASDGGRLSRSFAITVPGRARFLELMRDTSSSPREYRELFAFKVAAFDQIEAGDRLALIRHYAGFCRAHIEHLMAQARDLSEHGPSDGHSLAQGQRFASLFGHLVEVWQGELRWAEQLLRDEPQD; encoded by the coding sequence GTGTACGAGCTGATCATCCTGACGCTCCTGATGCGCGCCCCCACCCATGGCTACCTCATCGCGCAGGTCATCCATGACGTCATTGGCCCCTTCGCGCGCGCCAGCAATGGACGGCTGTACCCGCTGCTCACGAAGCTGGTGGAATCCGGGATGATCTCCGTGCAGGAAGAATGGGCCAGCGATGGAGGCCGGCTCTCACGGTCCTTCGCCATCACCGTGCCCGGCCGGGCACGCTTCCTCGAGCTGATGCGGGACACCTCCTCCAGCCCTCGCGAGTACCGTGAGCTCTTCGCCTTCAAGGTCGCCGCGTTCGATCAAATCGAAGCCGGTGACCGACTGGCCCTCATCCGCCACTACGCTGGCTTCTGCCGCGCTCACATCGAGCACCTGATGGCCCAAGCACGCGATCTCTCGGAGCATGGACCCAGCGATGGGCACTCCCTGGCGCAAGGGCAGCGCTTCGCCTCCCTCTTTGGCCACCTCGTGGAGGTCTGGCAGGGGGAACTGCGCTGGGCCGAGCAGCTGCTTCGCGATGAGCCCCAGGACTGA
- a CDS encoding tetratricopeptide repeat protein, which translates to MAESASEIAGSLVPLAKQQAMVLLESGYVWMDMGKFDKAKDVFAGAATLMPKSEVPQLALGALEFAQGRHDKALQAYRAAQRLAPQSSLPRAHAGEALLFMGKVPEAVKELKAAIDLEPDSDGARLAQALMDAKEAGILPPSKK; encoded by the coding sequence ATGGCGGAGTCTGCGTCGGAGATCGCTGGCAGTCTGGTTCCCCTCGCCAAGCAGCAGGCGATGGTCTTGCTGGAGTCCGGCTATGTCTGGATGGACATGGGCAAGTTCGACAAGGCCAAGGACGTCTTCGCGGGCGCCGCCACGCTGATGCCCAAGAGCGAGGTGCCCCAACTGGCGCTCGGGGCGCTGGAGTTCGCCCAGGGGCGCCACGACAAGGCCTTGCAGGCCTACCGTGCTGCCCAGCGGCTGGCGCCTCAGTCCTCCCTGCCGCGCGCGCACGCCGGAGAAGCGCTACTCTTCATGGGCAAGGTGCCAGAGGCGGTGAAGGAGCTGAAGGCGGCGATCGATCTGGAGCCGGACAGTGACGGGGCTCGGCTCGCGCAGGCCCTGATGGATGCCAAGGAGGCGGGGATTCTCCCGCCCTCGAAGAAGTAG
- a CDS encoding sigma-70 family RNA polymerase sigma factor, with product MGFGDDKKAILEKYGPYVRSLAATVRKQFNAQLELDELVSYGQIGLLEAADRFDPKVGANFLTFAHYRIKGAIFDGLRKMGILRGGDARSAFVGERAAAYLGNLSDREQGGGNRGGSFDDDVSDISSAVAGLAMVFATSLDGADSAGYSDESLPADQRLEMEQLKRRVRAAIEKLPDKERQLLQGYYFQGRTLEEAGSEIGQSKSWASRLHARAIERLKEFLDEEEAPASSDETRRQSHGGSNGGRLGRADRSAEAAGSGRAAGEQAGSLEVRRGSR from the coding sequence TTGGGGTTCGGCGACGACAAGAAGGCGATCCTCGAAAAGTACGGCCCTTATGTGAGGTCGCTGGCGGCCACCGTCCGCAAGCAGTTCAACGCCCAGCTGGAGCTCGACGAGCTGGTGTCTTACGGCCAGATCGGACTCCTCGAGGCCGCAGACCGGTTTGATCCCAAGGTAGGGGCCAATTTCCTTACCTTTGCCCACTATCGCATCAAAGGTGCCATCTTTGATGGGTTGAGGAAAATGGGCATCTTGCGCGGCGGAGATGCCCGGTCCGCGTTCGTGGGAGAGCGCGCGGCGGCGTATCTGGGAAATCTTTCGGATCGCGAGCAGGGTGGAGGCAACCGCGGGGGGTCATTCGACGATGATGTCAGTGACATCTCCAGCGCTGTCGCAGGGCTGGCCATGGTCTTTGCCACCAGCCTCGATGGAGCGGACAGCGCCGGGTATTCCGACGAGTCCCTGCCGGCGGATCAGCGGCTGGAGATGGAGCAGTTGAAGCGGCGGGTGAGGGCGGCGATCGAAAAGCTCCCGGACAAGGAGCGCCAGCTGTTGCAGGGGTATTACTTCCAGGGGCGGACCCTGGAAGAGGCGGGCTCGGAGATCGGGCAATCGAAGAGCTGGGCCTCGCGGCTGCACGCACGGGCCATTGAACGGCTCAAAGAATTTTTAGATGAGGAGGAAGCCCCCGCTTCTTCCGACGAAACAAGGAGGCAGTCACATGGCGGGTCCAATGGCGGGCGTCTCGGCCGCGCAGATCGCTCAGCAGAAGCTGCAGGATCAGGGCGCGCAGCAGGTGAACAAGCAGGGAGCCTCGAAGTTCGACGGGGTTCTCGCTAA
- a CDS encoding type III secretion protein, with amino-acid sequence MTHRSHARVIPLLALIFITGCSIDLQHGLTEQDANEIYVLLSKNGINAVKLKEGEGQDVQFAIQVPKADAAQAAELLRANSLPRPMEKGFNHFAKGSMVPTAAEERAMMLKAIAGEVSNALNKIDGVLESNVIVNIPENNDLTQPENKPMPSASVMIRYRPSMEGKAPVEEPQVKQFVASAVQELKPEAVTVLLTPAIVSAAETSPESRLQDVFGMRMTAASASQFRVLVGVVSLIVLAMIGLSAWVFMRGGSSSGASVRTARPRPPQA; translated from the coding sequence ATGACTCACCGATCGCACGCGCGCGTCATTCCCCTTCTGGCCCTGATCTTCATCACGGGCTGTTCCATTGATCTTCAGCATGGCCTGACGGAGCAGGATGCCAACGAGATCTACGTCCTGCTCAGCAAGAATGGAATCAACGCCGTCAAGCTGAAGGAGGGCGAAGGCCAGGACGTCCAGTTCGCCATCCAAGTGCCCAAGGCGGATGCCGCCCAGGCGGCGGAACTGCTGCGGGCCAACTCGTTGCCCCGCCCGATGGAGAAAGGCTTCAACCACTTCGCCAAGGGCAGCATGGTGCCCACCGCCGCCGAAGAGCGCGCGATGATGCTCAAGGCGATCGCGGGCGAGGTCTCCAACGCGCTCAACAAGATCGATGGCGTGCTGGAGTCCAACGTCATCGTCAACATCCCCGAGAACAATGATCTCACCCAACCGGAGAACAAGCCGATGCCCTCCGCCTCGGTGATGATCCGCTACCGCCCCTCGATGGAGGGCAAGGCGCCCGTCGAGGAGCCCCAGGTCAAGCAGTTCGTTGCCTCCGCGGTTCAGGAACTCAAGCCCGAGGCGGTCACCGTGCTGCTGACGCCGGCCATCGTGTCCGCGGCGGAGACCAGTCCCGAGAGTCGGCTCCAGGATGTATTCGGCATGCGGATGACGGCGGCCAGCGCCAGCCAGTTCCGGGTCCTGGTCGGGGTTGTCTCCCTCATCGTGCTGGCCATGATCGGGTTGTCGGCCTGGGTCTTCATGAGGGGAGGCTCTTCGAGTGGCGCATCGGTGAGGACCGCCCGTCCGCGTCCTCCCCAGGCTTGA